One Bufo gargarizans isolate SCDJY-AF-19 chromosome 3, ASM1485885v1, whole genome shotgun sequence DNA segment encodes these proteins:
- the LOC122931775 gene encoding zinc finger protein 501-like, whose translation MILRKVRNKPRTTWEDLVNDLKRAKTTVSEIIASNTLHRLVLKSCMAHQVTPGHIHAHLKFASDHLDDPEVIWEKATWSDKTKIELFNINSTHCVWRKKKDVHNNKNTVPTLFSCPECEKSFKYKSHAVMHLRTHTGEKPYCCSKCGKDFANKSQLVRHLRIHTGEKPFSCAECGKCFSHKSNLDLHLRTHTGEKPYSCLECGKCFSHTTPLVKHQRTHTGEKPYSCPECEKCFTNKSSVVEHRKIHTGEKPYSCPECEKCFTNKSSVVEHQRIHTGEKPYSCPECEKCFDQKTKLVIHLRSHTGEKPYSCPECEKCFSRKSILVKHQRIHLGKKPYSCPECEKCYTDKSYLVKHQRIHTGEKPYSCPECEKCFSDKSYLVKHQRIHTGEKPYSCPECEKCFSDKSYLVKHQRIHTGEK comes from the exons ATGATTTTGAGAAAGGTTAGGAATAAGCCCAGAACTACATGGGAAGATCTGGTAAATGACCTTAAGAGAGCTAAGACCACAGTCTCAGAGATTATCGCTAGTAACACACTACACCGTCTTGTATTAAAATCCTGCATGGCACACCAGGTCACGCCAGGACATATCCATGCTCATTTGAAATTCGCcagtgaccatctggatgatccagaggtgATATGGGAGAAGGCTACGTGGTCAGATAAGACTAAAATAGAACTTTTTAATATCAATTCCACtcactgtgtttggaggaagaagaaggatgtgCACAATAACAAGAACACTGTCCCAACC ctgttttcatgtccagaatgtgagaAGAGTTTTAAGTATAAGAGTCATGCTGTGAtgcatctgagaactcacacaggagagaagccatattgctgttcaaaatgtggaaaagatttTGCTAACAAATCACAGCTTGTTCGACATCTTAGaatccacacaggagagaagccattttcatgtgcagaatgtgggaagtgttttagtcacaAATCAAATCTTGATCTTCATCTCAGaacccacacaggagagaagccatattcatgtcttgaatgcgggaaatgttttagtcataCAACacctcttgttaaacatcagagaactcacacaggagagaagccatattcatgtcctgaatgtgagaaatgttttactaaTAAATCATCTGTTGTTGAACATcgaaaaattcacacaggagagaagccatattcatgtcctgaatgtgagaaatgttttactaaTAAATCATCTGTTGTtgaacatcaaagaattcacacaggagagaagccatattcatgtcctgaatgtgaaaaGTGTTTTGATCAGAAAACAAAACTTGTTATACATCTGAgatctcacacaggagagaagccatattcgtgtccagaatgtgagaaatgttttagtcgtaaatcaattcttgttaaacatcagagaattcacttaggaaagaagccatattcatgtcctgaatgtgagaaatgttatactgataaatcatatcttgttaaacatcagagaattcatacaggagagaagccatattcatgtcctgaatgtgagaaatgttttagtgataaatcatatcttgttaaacatcagagaattcatacaggagaaaagccatattcatgtccagaatgtgagaaatgttttagtgataaatcatatcttgttaaacatcagagaattcatacaggagagaag